The nucleotide sequence GCAGCCTGACTCTATCAAGAGGGCTGCTTTCAATAAGATCATCATTCACTGCCTGGTCGAGCACGCTGCGAAAAGGTATCAACATCTGACTGATGGACGCGGCCGATAGGTGCAAAGTGCCAAGCCAGGCTCTTATCGCGGCTGGAGTCAGGTCGCGGACACGAGTTGACTCCCACTGCGGCTGCAGCTTTGAGGTATAGCTGCGGCGATAATTTTTTAGGCTGCTGGGCGCAAGTGTCCGCTCGTACACTGCGTACTGCTCCACGAGTAATTCGCCCACCGTCACGTTATTGCGATCCGTGCGAATCCCCAGCTTTGCGAGTTGAGGCGAATCAGGAAAATATTTGACGTACGAGAACGTGCCCATTTCGATCGCGTTGAGGATCTCGCCGCGCAGGCGCTCCGCATACCTAATATTTGCCTTCGAATGGGTCAGCAGCAAGGTCTCCCTGCATTCCGATCCACGATACATGAACTTTATTCTTATCGACTCGCTTTTGGCATGCGCACGTAGCTCAATGCCTGGCGCGACGGACTTACTTGTTCCCATTTTGCAACCCATTCTTCTACTGCCGGCAGGTTGATCCACAGCCGGCCATCCACAATTTTGCATTGATTGCCGTCGAGCCACTTGCCAGCCTTACGGCGGGCCTGCACGGAATCGACGGAATCGCCTGATATTTCGACGTAGCGCTCCAGCTTCACCCAGGTAAGGGGCTGGTGTGCACGCTCAATTGCGGCAACCATTCTGGCCACCACGTCGTGCTCGCTCATGTTCATGGCGCGCTCCCATCCGCCTTACTGACAGCGATAGCGGCCAAGCCAACAACTCGCGTTGGCGCCTTGATGTACCCGCTGTTCATTTCCACGTTTTCCAGGTTCTCGTGGCTGTAGACGACGCGGCCATTCAGATCTAACGCTGCGAAAAGGACGGCATACGGGTTTGTTTCGCCCTGAATCGCTGGGGCGGCAGGCGCTGCAGCGAGTATGGCGCGGAACACAGCATTGCCAGTCCAAATTTTATTGATGGCCGTGGTGTCGATCCGCACAGCCTGCGCGCCAGCGGCCTGCATGGCGTCATTTGGCTCGGCGGGCACCTGCTTCCAGCCATCCGGCACGGCCAGGTGCTGCGGCGCTGCGGCGACCGAAGGAGGCGCAGCTTGCTCCAGCGCGTCAATACTATCGTTGTTGATCATTCTGCATGCTCCAAAAAGGTTATCTCGCTGGGCTGGCGCGGTGTCGCGTCGCCCATCAGGTAAAGCACGGAAGACACGCCGCCGCCCAGCACCTGGGCACCCATGGCGCGCAAGTGGTGCTGCTTGCCCTCGAACAGCACGGGCTGGCAGGTGTGGATCGCACGCAGCACCGCACGGTCCAGCTTGTAGGCGGCCTCGCCGGGGTTTCCGGCGCAGGCGCTGGGCTGCGGCCGCTCATTGCGCCACCGGCGCACGGCGGGCAAACCAAGCCACCGGGCCGTCTTCGCTTTCGTGCAGGGCCAGCAGGAACCAGTCATCGCCAGCTGGCGACGCAGGCTGCCAGGAGGCAATTGCACAGGGATCACCATCACCGTAGCTATCGAACATGGCCGGCGCGTCACTCTCCATCCAGACCATCTGCATCAGTAGCCCATGGGACTGGAGCCATTTCTTCACATTCTCGACGTCGCCATAATCAATAGCTGGCAGGTCCGGATGGGCATACGATCCGTTGGTGTCGCGCACGACCGGCGCCCATTCAATAAGCTTGCTCATATTTACCTTTCAGGTTGTCGCGGCCAGGACGCCCGCCAGGGTCGCCACCACGTAAATCAGGATCAGGGCCGCCGCCACTCGCGCGGCGCCGGGGCTACGCTCGCTGTTCGGCATTTCGTCGTTGTCGGTCATGGCTTCACCTTTACGGCTCTCCCGCCGCGCCACCGCCAGCCTGGCGCAATCTGGCTGTAGCGCCACATACCCATGCGATCGCTGGTGGTCATGCGCGGCCACGGCTTGCCGCCGCACTCCCATTCCGGCCCCTCCCAGTAGTCCGCTGGCAAGCGGGCGTGATCGTAATGCTGGCACCAGCCGACGCGCGAATCATGGCCGTACCACTCGCCATCAAAGTCCTGGCGGCCAAATTCCGGGATGCCACTGATGCGCTGCCACAGGGCATATTCAGCTGGCCGGTGCAGGCGTAACCATTTTGCGCGCGTAAAGGAGAATGGCTCGTCAGCCAGGCCTTGCTCGCCCGATGGGGCATACTTCGTCGTGTCACCATGGCTGCGCAGCAACTGGACGGCGCGCTTTGCCTGCTTCTTATAGATGCGCGGGTTCACGGTGCCACCCGCTTGAACTCGATCACCCACACCCATGGGTTGGCTGCCCAGCTACCGGCGCCGTTGATGGATTCCCAGAGGTGGCTGAAGTGCTCGCTCGGTGTCGCGTGGTAGTTGTAACTTGGAATGACGCCATGGCCACCAGGCGTGCCTTCGGCGCGTGCGTCGGCGTCGCTGCAGTCATTCAGGCGCTCGACGCGCACGGACACGATCTCCAGCAGGATGCGGCTGGCGCGCCGGGGCATGTGGATGGATGGATGCCACGCCGAACGCGGGTCGCCATCACCATCGTCATCGCCGGACCATTGAAAGGCACCGTCAGCCGCATAGATTACATGGCCAGAGTAGTAGCCTTGGCCGAATGGCATTTCGCTGATTGCCGTCGCAGGGCGATCAGGCGCCCAATCAATCAGATTGCAGGCCTCATCCCATGCGTGGCTGATGACGCCCCACGTCTCGCGCACCCAGTTGCGATCGCCTGGCTGGCCATAGGGGCAATGCGCGACCATGCCACCCGCATAGGTGGCCGCGCCATCAATAACCGATTGCGGCGCAGGCGCCGCCAATCCGACTTTCTTGACGATGCGCCGTGTCTGCGTCTTGCTGCCGTCGAGCGCGGCGCGCACCATGGCGCCGTTCATGAGGATAGGGCGCTCTTTCATGCTTTTTCTCCAACAGCCGGCGTGGCCGCAAACATATCGGCGGTTTTGGTATCGCGCACCACCGGCGGCGGCAGCACGTCCAGGAATTCGCCGATGGTCAGTGCGTTGTCGCGTGGGCCATACGGCAGACAGTCGACGGTCCAGTCGTCCGGAAGGTCGGCCTCGGTCCGGATTTCTCCATCGGCCACCGCGTCGATGGGCTGGTCTTTGATCTCGCCAAAGTCCGACTTAAAGCGGATTTCGGCTTCGCGCTCGCTGGTGGCCATGATGACGGCCGTCAGGGTGGCGCTGACGGTGTAAAGGCGGTTGATCATGTGGCGCCGCCTTTCAAGACTTCGCGCACGCCGACCATCACCTCATCGAACTCGGCCGACGTGCACGGCATGCCTTCGTCGTGATCGGCGATGCTGTCGCTGTCGTCGAGCTTCTTGATCGCCAGGAGCAGGGCGCTCGCCGTGCGCAGCTTTTCTTCCAGGACTTTGGCATATGCATTCATGCCAGCCGCCGTCCAGCCACCGCCAAGGGCATCGTCATGCAAGCTATCGAGCGCATTCCAGCAGGCGACCAGGCGACGGGCGTTGGCCTCGCGCATGCCGGGCGCGTTCTTGAAGTCGATGACGACGGCGATGGCGTGGCCAGTGAACTCCGGCCCGGTGCCGCAGATGACAGTTTCGTGCGCGCCGTCATTGTCGAAAATCTGGTCGTCCACCACCAGCAGGCAGGGGGTCTGTTCGCTCATGCTGCTGCTCCCGCCACGGCCGCGACCGTGTAGATACCCTGCGTGCCCTTGACCACGCCGCCGGCTTCCATCGCCTCGATCAGCCGGGCCGCCCGGTTGTATCCAATGCCCAAATACCGCTGCACCAGGGATATCGATGCGCGCTGCCGGCTGCGCACCAGCTCGACGGACTGCTCGTACAGCGGATCGCTCGCGCTGCCGTCAGCTGGCGGCACGGTACCGGGCGCTTGGCCGTTCAATTCCAGCACCACGCGTTGCTCACGCACAGGCTCATGGCCTTTGGCTGGCGCCGCGTTTGCGGCCGGGCGCGCCGCAGGCTCCAAGGCATCCACTTCACCGCCCAGCGCATCGACCAGGTCGGCCAGCAGCTTGGCCAGCTCGCCCGCCATCAGGGCGAAATCGCTGTCGAAGCGCTCGTCGTCGTTGCGCGTGGCGCTTTCTTTGATGATTTCCAGCGGCTTGACCGACTTGATGGCCAGGCTCTCGTCCAGCACGAAGCTGATCTTGTCGCTCCAGGTCATGGCCAGGCGCGTGCACTGCTTGCCGGCGGCGATGTGGCGACGGATATCGTCCGCTTCCAGGGTGTGGCGCTTGTATGCCACCTGGGCCTTACTCTCTCCAGTGGCGCGCATGATTGCGTCCTGGTCGACCGTGAAGCCGGCAGGGGATTCGTCCGCTTGCAGCCACTCCGTCATTGCGCCCACTGGTGAGCGCTGCACGCGCAGGCTTTCCAGCGGCAGCTTGTCCACGGACTTGAGCAGCAGCTTGATCACTTCATCGGCCTTGGCCGGGCTGGCCGCGTCCACCACCAGCCAGCCGTTGACCGGATCGATCCACACGGCCGTGCTGCTGAGGATGGCAAAGGCGCGCGGCAGCAGCTCGTCAGTGACGCGCTCCTTCAGTTCCTTCATGGCCTTCTTTCCGGGCGCGAAGCCCTGGGCTTCTTCCATTTCCAGCGCGCGGGCGGCGGCCACCTGGTTGATCACGGTCGACGGCAGCAGCTTTTTCTCGGTTTTCAGCTGCAGCAGGAACTGGCCGCCGACGGCGTGCACGAGCGGCTGATCGGCGCCGCGCGGCGCGGCCCAGCCTTGGCGTACCAGATCCATACTGGTGGCGGGCGTGAACTGCTGCGGCGCCAGTGCCTGCTCGAGCAGGGCGGCCGTCATGGAGAACCCGGCCAGACGGTAGATTTGTAAGTTTTTGAAGAACATGGTCATTTCCTAAGTAGTTCGAAGGCGTTTTCAATGCCTAGCTTTTCGATTTGTCGATTTAAACGCTGGGCGGTTACCCCAAGTTCAATAGCCCAATCCTTTCGACATTGAGTTTTACCGCCGTACTCAATCAAATGTGTGCTACGTCTATTCCTGCACTGCTCACTGTTCGACGCCCACCTGCAGTTTTCTGGCGCATAACCTTTGCTGTTGTCGATGCGCTCGATCGACATGCCAGGTGGCCGCTCACCCATGTCAGCTAGGAATACTTCGAAAGAATCCCATGCTTCACAAACGGTAATTCCCCGGCTGCCATAATCTGCATAGCCAGATGCAGTTGGGTTCTGGCAGCGCGCACGCATGGTTTTCCAGATGACATGAGTTGTTGTGCGGGACATGCCATGCGTCGCACGGCCTCGATTTCTCTCGACAGTGAGGCAACCGCATGACTGAGTAGCACCGGATGAAAGGTGCTGACTACGAACAGTCGCCTCTCTTCCGCAGTCGCACACGCAGCGCCACATAACGCGCTTTGCTCCGTTTGGATTACGCTCGATTACGCGTAGGCGGCCGAATCGCTGACCTGCTAGTTGCAACATTTTCATGAGAATCCTTTTCGTACTGCAATGCGCCACTCAGGTGAATGCCAGCAACTGGTTAATTACGTTGTCCAGGTCCTGCCTGGTGTATTTGGTCAAAATCCGGGACAGGATCACGTCGATGGTGGCGCTGTACAGCGCCTCAAACTGGATCTCGTCCATTTGCGCAAACGAAATGCTTTTCGCCTCCAGGCGCACCTCGCCCTTGAGGTTCACCGTCGATTCGAAGAAGCCGGCCAGGATCGCTAGGTCTTTCCGGAAGCGCTCCTTGTTCTTCGCCACTGGCTGGCCCTGGTAGGTCAGGCCGCCGCGCGGTTCCCACTGATCAAAGGCGAAAGTCACCAGGGCGAAGTATTTTTTGTGGAACTGGTAGTTCCGCACCTTCTTGAAGTCGGCGTGCATCAGCGCGCCGGCTTTCATCTTCTGGATGAAATCGGCTGCCGCCTCGTCGTGCGGCACGAGGATGTTGGCCATTTTCATGAGCACGATTTCTGTCAAGGCGGTGCTCCTGCAGCGCGGCGCGCCGTCACGCTGGCACCGCTTTCCCGATATCAGCAGCGACTCGGACGATGGCGCGGCGTGTGGCGGCCTCCACACCTCTCACCAATCCCCTCACATCAACGAGGTAATTCGCATGACTAACTTCGCTCGGGTCATCCGACGAAAACATACTTTCTGGAACATAAGGGACAGTGATGCCGCGTGGATGTTTTGTATATCTGGATCGCAAACTCTCAGACTTATGAGCAGCAACATAGTAGTTTTGATCGGCGCGAAAGATGAATTCGACTCCCATTTTTACAGCCAGGCACAGCGCGTGACCATCGTCGGTGAGCGGGTTCCAGTTCGTCTTGTCGGTGGTCCAGAGGCCAAGGTGATCAGCGCCGGCGGCGTCACGTTCAGCTTGCTTTGTGGCGTTGACGGTCAATCCCGCCGCCTTGGCCGCCAGCACCAGCAGTTCGCGGTCGGTACTCACGCCGCAACTTTCGACGGCGTCACGCGCTCCAGGTCATAGCAGCCGCGAATACCATCTAGCCAGATGACGGCGGTGTGCCCGCTTAGCACCTGAGCCTCGCTGGTGGTGACCGTCTCGCGGATTTCGCCACTATCCAGTTCGACGCTGACGGCGGCGCCGACCTGGTGCGCGGCATTGAAC is from Janthinobacterium sp. 61 and encodes:
- a CDS encoding DNA translocase FtsK, whose product is MDALEPAARPAANAAPAKGHEPVREQRVVLELNGQAPGTVPPADGSASDPLYEQSVELVRSRQRASISLVQRYLGIGYNRAARLIEAMEAGGVVKGTQGIYTVAAVAGAAA
- a CDS encoding DUF1367 family protein; the protein is MWRPPHAAPSSESLLISGKRCQRDGAPRCRSTALTEIVLMKMANILVPHDEAAADFIQKMKAGALMHADFKKVRNYQFHKKYFALVTFAFDQWEPRGGLTYQGQPVAKNKERFRKDLAILAGFFESTVNLKGEVRLEAKSISFAQMDEIQFEALYSATIDVILSRILTKYTRQDLDNVINQLLAFT